In a genomic window of Gloeocapsopsis dulcis:
- the glyQ gene encoding glycine--tRNA ligase subunit alpha, with amino-acid sequence MEVNFQSVITVLHQFWGDRGCLIAQPYDIEKGAGTKNPHTFLRALGPEPWAVAYVEPCRRPTDGRYGENPNRFQYYYQYQVLIKPSPDNIQEIYLDSLKALGICPEDHDVRFVEDNWEDATVGAWGTGWEVWLDGMEITQFTYFQQCGGIDCRPVSIEITYGLERLSMYLQEVEAFTKIQWTDDLTYGDVHLQGEIEQCTYNFEASNPELLFTLFNLYEQEAQQLTDRGLVLPSLDYVLKCSHTFNLLDARGVIAVTERTRYIARIRSLARKIAQLYVQQRETLGFPLLKAKGGIEANV; translated from the coding sequence ATTGAGGTGAATTTTCAGTCAGTCATTACTGTGTTACATCAGTTTTGGGGTGATCGCGGTTGCTTAATCGCGCAGCCTTATGACATTGAAAAAGGCGCAGGAACAAAAAATCCGCATACATTTCTCAGGGCTTTAGGTCCTGAACCTTGGGCAGTTGCCTATGTTGAACCGTGTCGTCGTCCTACCGATGGGCGCTACGGAGAAAATCCTAATCGCTTCCAATACTACTATCAGTACCAAGTTTTGATTAAGCCTTCACCAGATAACATTCAAGAAATTTACCTCGACTCGCTAAAGGCTTTGGGAATTTGTCCGGAAGATCATGATGTCCGGTTTGTGGAGGATAACTGGGAGGATGCAACAGTTGGCGCTTGGGGTACTGGTTGGGAAGTTTGGCTAGATGGAATGGAAATTACGCAGTTCACTTACTTCCAACAGTGTGGGGGAATTGATTGCCGTCCAGTTTCAATTGAAATCACTTATGGATTGGAGAGACTATCAATGTATCTTCAGGAAGTCGAGGCATTTACAAAGATTCAGTGGACTGATGACCTGACTTATGGCGACGTTCACCTGCAAGGGGAAATAGAACAGTGTACGTACAACTTTGAAGCATCAAATCCAGAGCTGTTGTTTACTTTGTTTAATCTATACGAACAAGAAGCACAACAACTTACAGATAGAGGATTAGTTTTACCAAGTTTGGATTATGTGTTGAAGTGTTCGCACACATTTAACTTGTTAGATGCGCGAGGAGTGATCGCTGTCACGGAACGAACTCGATATATTGCTAGAATCCGTAGCTTAGCAAGGAAAATCGCTCAGCTTTATGTACAGCAAAGAGAAACACTCGGTTTCCCGCTACTGAAAGCAAAGGGAGGCATTGAGGCGAATGTTTAA